The Streptomyces sp. NBC_00483 genome contains the following window.
CGAATCCCGTCACGGCCACCTCGTGACCGAGCGCGGCGAGCACCCGCGCCACGTTCAGACCCTTGCCGCCGGGCCGCTCGGTGACCTCGGTGACGCGGTGCGTGGCGTGCGGCCGCAGGGACCGCACCCCGTACGTGATGTCGAGCGCGGTGTTCAGCGTGACCGTGAGGATCACAGGACCCCACCCCCCTTACGTACTTTCAGTAACGGGGCCTGATCATGCCAAAGTCAAGGCGGTTGGCCCAGACCTCGGGTCAACCGCCTTGTACGAGCCGTAAGTTACGGACGGATCAGCCACTCGCCCTTGCGCAGCACGCCCTTGACCTCGAACTCCGCGTCCAGGACCACGAGATCGGCGTCCTTGCCGGGCTCCAGCGAGCCCACCTTGTCGTACATGCCGAGGAGTTGGGCCGGGTTCGCGGAGATGGCCCGGACGACGTCCTCGACGGGCAGTTTGTCGATCGTCACGGCACGCTTGAACGCCCGGTCGAGGGTCAGCGTCGAGCCCGCGATGGAGCCGCCCTCCACGAGCCGCGCCACGCTGTCCTTCACCTCGACCTCCAGCGGGCCGAGCATGTAGCGCCCGTCGCCGAACCCGGCGGCGTCCATCGCGTCGGTGATGAACGCGACCTTCTCCGCGCCCTTGTGATGGAACGCCAGCTCCAGGGCGGCCGGGTGCAGATGCGTGCCGTCGTTGATCAGCTCGACGGTGATGCGGTCGTCCTCCAGGAGCGCCGCGATCGGTCCCGGGTCGCGGTGGCCGAGGGGCGGCATCGCGTTGAAGAGGTGCGTGGCGACCGTGGCGCCCGCGTCGATGGCCGCGGCCGTCTGCTCGTACGACGCGTCGGTGTGCCCGATCGCGGCGATCACGCCGTGCTCGGCGAGGAGGCGCACGGAGTCGATGCCGCCGGGCAGTTCGGTGGCGAGAGTGACCATCTTGGCCTGGCCGCGGGCGGCGTCGATCAGCTTGCGGACCTCGGCCGGGTCGGGGTCGCGCAGCAGCGTCTCGTCGTGGGCGCCCTTGCGGCACGGCGAGATGAACGGGCCCTCGAAGTGGATGCCCGCGATCTCGCCGTGCTCGGCCAGCTCGGAGAGCAGCCCCGCGCGCTGCACGAGGAAGTCCATGTCGCCGGTGACGAAGGACGCGACGATCGTGGTCGTGCCGTGCTGCTGGTGCGTGCGCACCCCCGTGAGGATCTCGTCGATCGCACCGGAGGTGAAGGACGCGCCGCCGCCGCCGTGGTTGTGCATGTCGACGAAGCCGGGCACCACCCAGTGGCCTGTCAGGTCGACGGTCTCGGCGCCGTCGGGGGCAGCCCCGGCGATCTTCGTGCCGTCGACGATGACGCGTCCGTCGGTGACGGTCCCGGTGGGCAGAACCACCTTGGCGCCGGCGAGCACCTTTGCTGTGGCCATCAGGCGGTTACCTCCGAGGATCCAGTGGCTGCGGTGTGTTGGGGCTTTTGGCGGTCGAGCAGGTCCCAGGCGAGCAGGCCCGCGCCCAGGCATCCGGCGCTGTCCCCGAGGACGGCCGGGACGATCGTGGGGAGCGCCTGGAAGGTGACACGCTCCCCGACGGCCGCACGCAGGGGTGTGAACAAGGTTTCCCCGGCCTCGGCGAGCCCGCCACCGATGATGAGCGTGCGGGGGTCCAGCAGAGTGAGCGCGAGCACCAGCCCGTCGGCGAGCGCGTCCACCGCGTCCTGCCAGACCTGGACCGCCTTCGGGTCGCCCGCGTCGACGGCCTTCGCGCAGTCCGCCGCGGTCGCCTTCTCGTCGCCGCTCGCCTCCTGCCAGGCCAGGGTGACCGCGGAGGCGGAGGCGTACCGCTCCAGGCAGCCGCGCTGACCGCAGCCACAGGCCACACCGCCGGGGCGGACGACCACATGGCCGATCTCGCCGGCGGAGCCGTGCGCGCCGGGCTCGATGCGCCCGTCGATGCCGATGGCGCCGGCTATCCCGGTCCCCAGCGGCATGAAGAGGAACCGGTCGGCGTCCTTGCCGGCGCCGAGCCGCCCCTCGCCGAGCCCGCCGGTGCGCACGTCGTGGCCGAGCGCCACGGGGATGCCGCCGAGCCGCTCGCTGAGCAGGGCCCGCATGGGGACGTCGCGCCAGCCGAGGTTGGCCGCGAAGAGGGCGATGCCGTCCTTCTCGTCCACGACGCCGGGCACCGCGACCCCGGCGGCGCTCGCGGGCTCGCCGAGGTGCCGCTCGCCGTACGCGCGCAGTTCGGCGGCGAAGTCGAGGATCGACTCCACGACCGCGTCGGCGCCGCGCTCGCGCTGGGTCGCCCGGCGCGCCTGGTGCAGCAGATTGCCGTCGGCCCCGACCAGGGCGGCCTTCATCCCGGTGCCGCCCACGTCCAGGGCGATGACATGTTTCACGGGGGACAGTCTCGCGCGTCCACCCTTGAGAGGTCTAGTCCAGTCCCCCCTCGTTTCCGCTCCGACACCCATGTGGTGTAGACCTTCCGTGGGACCATGGGACAGGCCTGTGGCACGAGGGACAAAGTTGGAGTGCGGCAGTGCGCAAGGGGAGGACGGCTCTGACCGTGGCGGCCGCGCTCGGGGTGGTGGCCGCGTCGTCGCTGCTCACCGCCTGTGGGAGCGGTGACTCCGACGCCGTCACGCTGAAGCTGGTCGCGGCCGACTACGGCGACTCCGAGGCCAACGGCTCCCAGAAGTACTGGGACGACGTCGCCGCCGGCTTCGAGAAGCAGCACCCGGGCATCAAGGTCGACGTCGACGTCTACTCCTGGGACGTCGTCGACAAGAAGGTCAAGGACATGGTCGCCGCGGGCCACGCGCCCGACATGGCGCAGATCGGCGCGTACGCCGACTACGCCGCGGCGGACAAGCTGTACTCCGTCGACAAGCTGCTCTCCGTGCCGGTCCAGGCCGATTTCGTCGGCCAGATGAGCCAGGCGGGCGAGATCAAGGGCGCGCAGTACGGCATGCCGTTCGCCGCCTCCACGCGCCGCCTCTTCTACAACAAGAAGCTCTTCACGCAGGCCGGCATCACGCCGCCGAAGACCTGGGCCGACCTCGTGTCCGACGCCAAGGCGCTCAAGGCGCAGGGCGTGCGCTACCCCTTCGCGCTGCCGCTCGGCACGGAAGAGGCGCAGGCCGAGACGCTGATCTGGATGCTCAGCAACGGCGGCGGCTACACCGACAACGTCGGCAGCTACGCCCTCGACGACAAGAAGAACGTCGAGGCCCTGTCCTGGCTCAAGAACAACCTGGTCACCAAGGGCCTCACCGGCCCGACCGCCCCCGGCGAGCTCAACCGCACGCCCGCCTTCCAGGCCTTCGCCAAGGGCCAGGTCGGCATGTTGTCCGGCCACCCCACGCTGATGAACATGGCCAAGGCGAAGGGCGTCGACTACGGCGACGTGGCGATCCCCGGACCCGACGGCACGCCCAGGTCCACGATGGGCGTCACCGACTGGATGATGGCGTTCAAGCAGGGCGGCCACCCCAAGGAGACCGGGGCGTTCCTCGACTACGCGTACAACAAGAAGAACGTCCTCGACTTCTCCCGCAAGTACACCGTCGCGCCGGTCACGGTCTCCGCGTCGAACGCGATGACGTCCTCGGCCAAGGACAAGGCCCTGCGCCCGTTCATCGACGAGCTGGCGGGCGCCACGTACTACCCGGCCAACAAGACGTCCTGGCCCGAGGTCAGCGCCGAGATCAAGAAGCAGATCGGCTCCACGGTTACGCCGCAGGGCAGCGCGGCGGGCACCCTCGGCGCGATCCAGAACGACGCGGCGGCCGCGGAATCCGCGGAGTAGCGTGACGGGCATGGGTCCCCTCGGCGAGCGCGAACGCGCGGTGCTCACGTTCGAGGGCCGTGGCTGGTCCTCGCCGGGCGCCAAGGAGCGTGCGATCCGCGAGGAACTGGACCTGGCGCCGGTCCGCTACTTCCAACTCCTGAACGCACTCCTGGACGACCCCAGGGCCCTGGAGTTCGCTCCGGTGACGGTGAACAGGTTGCGGCGGGTGCGAGAGGCGCGGCGCGGCGAGCGCTAGCCCCGGGGCTCTGCCCCGGACCCCGCTGCTCAATCGCCGCAGGGGCTTGAGTGATACGGCTATCGTCAACGGCATGGCCAGCCATGAGCACGCCCCCCGGACAACCGCCGGCCGCGACGGCCTGGACGCCATCCTCGCCCACCCGCACCGCGCGGTGATCGCCATCGACTTCGACGGCACCCTCGCCCCCATCGTCCCGGACCCCGACCAGGCCCGTGCCCACCCCGACGTGGTCCCGGCCCTCGCCGCCCTCGCCCCGAAGGTCGCCGCGATCGCGGTCGTCACGGGCCGCCCGGCGAGCGTCGCGGTCCGCCACGGAGGCTTCTCCGGCGTCCCCGGCCTCGAACACCTCGTCGTCCTCGGGCACTACGGCGCCGAACGCTGGGACGCCGTCACCGGCACGGTCAGCGCCCCCGCCCCGCACCCCGGCGTGGCCACCGTCCGGGCCGAACTCCCCGGCGTACTGGCCGAGTCGAACCTCTGGCACGACACGTACATCGAGGAGAAGGGCCGCGCCGTCGCGATCCACACGCGCCGCGCAAAGGACCCGCAGGCCGCCTTCGACACCCTCCGCGAACCCCTGGCGGAACTCGCCGCCCGGCACGGCCTGATCGTGGAGCCGGGCCGCATGGTCCTGGAGCTGCGCCCGCCGGGCGTCGACAAGGGCGTGGCGCTCACCGAGTACGTACGGGAGGTGGGCGCCGAGTCCGTCCTCTACGCGGGCGACGACCTCGGCGACCTCCCGGCCTTCGCGGCAGTGGAGAAACTGCGCTCCGACGGGGTTCCGGGGCTCTTGGTGGCGGCGGACACGGTGGTGACCGAACTCGCCGACAGGGCCGACCTGTTGGTGGAGGGCCCCGGGGAGTTGGCCGCCTTCTTCTCAGGCCTCGCGCAGCGCCTCTAGCTGGTCCAGGAACCACTGTCCCGGCGGCAGCGCCGTCGCCGCCTCCGCGAGTCGCTTCGTGCGTTCCTCGCGCTCGTCCTGCGGCATGGCGAGCGCCTCCGCGAGGGCCCGTGAAGTCCCGGTCACGTCATAGGGGTTGACGGTCAGGGCGTCCTCGGCCAGCTCCTCGTACGCCCCCGCCTCCCGCGAGAGCACCAGCACGCACCCGTCGTCGGAGACGACCGGCACCTCCTTGGCGACCAGGTTCATCCCGTCCCTGATCGGGTTCACGAGGGCCACGTCGGCGAGCCGGTACGCGGCCAGCGAGCGCGCGAAGTCGTCCTTCACGTGGAGCACGACCGGCGTCCAACCCTCCGTACCGAAGCGGGAGTTGATGGCCTCGGCGACCCGCGCGACCTCGGCCGTGTAGTCCCGGTACACGGCCAGGTCCTGCCGCGACGGGTAGGCGAACGCGACGTGCACGACCCGTTCCCGCCATTCGGGCCGGTCCTCAAGCAGCAGCTCGTACGCCTGGAGCCCGCGCACGATGTTCTTCGACAGCTCCGTGCGGTCCACCCGCACGACGACCTTGCGGCCCTCGCCCACCTGCGCGCGCAGCGTCGCGAGCCGCTCCTCCACGTCGTCCCGGTGCGCCCGCTCGCGCAGGAAGTCCGCGTCCGCGCCCAGCCCGTGCACCCCGATCCGGGTCCCGGACGTGCCGCCGACGAGATGCGTACAGCAGTCGGTGAAGGCGTCCGCCCAGCGCCGGGTCAGGAACGCACAGCGGTCGGCACCGAGCATGCCCCTGAGCACCTGCTCGGCGATGTCGTCGGGCAGCATCCGGAAGTAGTCGACGGGTGCCCAGGGCGTGTGCGAGAAGTGCCCGATCCGCAGGTCGCCGCGGAGCTCGCGGAGCATCCCCGGCACCAGCGTCAGGTGATAGTCCTGCACGACCACGGTCGCGCCCGGCGCCGCGTCCTCGGCGAGCGCCTCGGCGAAGGCCCGGTTGTACGCCTCGTAGGACGCCCACTGCCTGCGGAACTCCGGTCCGAAGGCGGGCTCCAGGGGCGTCTGGTACAGCATGTGGTGCACGAACCACAGCACCGAGTTCGCGACCCCGTTGTACGCGTCCGTGTGCACCTCGGCGTCGATGTCGAGCATCCGCACTCCCGGCTCGGCGACCCCGCGCCGCACCGCCTCCCGGTCGCCCTCGCTCAGCGCCGAGCACACCCACAGTTTGTTCTCGACGGCGCTCAGCGCCGACACGAGACCGCCCCCGCCGCGCTTCGCCTCGATTCCTCCCGCGTCGTCGAGGACGTACGAGACCGGGCCGCGGTTGGACGCGACGAGAACCTCAGCAGCACCATGCGTCGTGGAACTCATAGGGGCACGCTAGCCCGGCCCGGAAACGTTCAAACGTAAGGCCGGGCCCCGTCGGGGGCCCGGCCGTATACGACGCCTGCGGTCAGGTCACTCCTTGCGGCTGCGCACTGCGGCGACGATCAGCGCGCCGAGCCCGCACAGCGTGACGGCGAGCCCGCCGTACAGCGGCAGAAGCGAGTCGGTGCCGGTCTCGGCCATCTCGCCACTGCTCGGCGGATTCGGCGGATTCGGCGGGGTGGGCCGGGCCTGCGGGCTCTGGCTGCCCGTCGACGGGGTCGGCGAGGGCTCGGGCGTCTGCTCGCCCGGCGGCTCGGTCGACGGGTCGGTCGGCGTCGGCGAGGGGCTGGTCGGCGTCGGTGACGGCGCCTCCCGCTCGATGACGGGCGCGATGCCGCACTGCGCGTCCGTGGAGCCCTCCTCGCAGTTGGTGCGCGGGGAGTCGGCGGTGACGCTGTTCGTGAGCTTCCCGTCGCCGCTCACCGGGTCGTTGACCTTCACGGAGTACGTGACGGTCGCGGTCTCGCCGGCCGGGATGTCACCGGTGAAGTTGATCTTCGGCTCGGTGTAGTCGACGTTCCCGATGCTCGCCTCGGCGTCGTTGTTGTACGTCGCGTCGTCGAGGTTCTCGGTGAGGTCGTCGGTGAACTTGGCGTTGGGGTACGGCAGTCGGCTGACGTTCTTCGCCTTCACCGTGTACGTGACCGTGTCGCCGGGCTCCACCTTCGCCGGGCTCGCCGTCTTGGTGATCTCCAGGTCGGGCACCGGGACGGACAGGGCGAGCGCCGAGGGGACGTAGGTGTCGCCCTTGGTGGAGAAGTCGAGCGTGGTGGAGGTCGAGCCGACCGGGATCGGCTCGTCCCCGACGGCCCGCGTGGAGCCGCTGCCCGAGACGTCGAACTCCTTCGCGTCGATGCTCAGGTTGTTGACCATCTTCGGGTCGAGGGCGCCGTCGTCCTCGGAGATGAAGAAGTTGTTGGTGTTGCCGGTGTGCGCCTCGGGGATGTTCCGGCCGCCGACGGCGAACCTGTCGCCCGGCGTGTTCCAGTCGCCCTCGTACGCGGTGACGCTCGCGTGCGGGGTGCCCGAGGTCCGGTAGAAGCCGTCCACGGTGACCCGGGTGGCGGGGGAGGTGGAGCGCTGCAGGACGTGGCCGCCGTAGATGTAGACGTTGCGGCGGTCCGGCGCGTAGGCGTCGTTGGGGCCGTCGTACTTGTAGACGACGGTCATCGACCAGCCGGCCACGCAGCCCTTGCCGGTGGGCGCCCAGATGTCGCCGACGGAGACCGGGATCGGCGCGCCGGTGCCGGTGACGCCGCTGAAGAGGCTCGTGACGTCGGCCTCGCCCGTGTAGTAGTGCGGGCCGCTGGTGGAGGCGGGGTCCTGGACCAGGTCGTCGGGGGAGACCTTGGTCGGGGCCGTGCCGTTCACACCGACCGAGGGGACCGCGTCCAGCGGGTCGCCGGGCGAGGGGACCACATTGGCGCCGGAGATGTCGCAGCGCTTCAGCTGGGCGCCGCTCGGGCCCTTGTACGTGCCGTCGTTGCCGCCGAAGAAGAGGCGGGCGTAGGCGACCTGGGCGCCGGGCGGGACGGTGACCCTGCCGGTGCTGGAGCCGTAGCCGTCGGTCGTCCCTGCGGTGTTGATCCGCTGCATGACGAACGTGTTGTTGTTGTCCTTGCCCTCGCCGTTCGCGGCGACGGCGCAGCGTCCGGCCATGGTGGCGTCGTCCGTCGGGCAGCCCATGACCGTGTTGCCGATGGTCTTGAAGTCGCCGTAGATCGATTCGTCGTAGCGCTTGGCGAAGGGGGAGACCACGTCCGCGGAGGCGGGGATCGGCGCCAGGCCCGCCATGCCCGTCAGGCAGGCGGCGAGGGTGGCGGTGACGGCGCACGCCGCCCTGCCCTTGAACCTGCCCTTGAATTGTCTGAGCCACATAAAGGGCAAGTTAGACAAAACATATGATTATGCGGCGCTTATGCGACGCGACGCTCCGCATACTCACCGATTTCGATCATCGGCGGCCGCTCCTCCGTGTCGACCTCGTGGGTACGCGGCTCGAAGCCGTCCTCCCCGCGCTCGAACTGCGTGAGCACCGGCCTGACGAGGTGCCCGCGCGCGAGGCGGAGCTGGGCCGTGCGGTAGATCGCCGCCGCCATCCGGCCGAGCGCCTGCCCGTCCTGGTGCCGGTGCTTGCGCACACCGACGTCGACCTGGGCGAGCGCGTCCAGGCCCACGGTGTGCAGCGCGTCCACCAGCAGGCCGAGCTCCACGCCGTATCCGACGGGGAACGGGAGCCGTTCGAGCAGCGAGCGCCGGGCCGCGTACTCGCCGCCCAAGGGCTGGACGAATCCGGCCAGTTGGGGCCAGTGCAGATTGAGGATCGGCCGCGCCATCAGCTCGGTCACCCGGCCGCCCTGCCCCGCGGCCCCGGCCAGCGGACGGTCGTACATCGCCTTCACGAAGTCCACGCCCGGCTCGGTGAGCAGCGGCCCGACGATGCCGGAGACGAAGTCCGCGGAGAACTCCTTCAGATCGGCGTCGACGAAGCACACGATGTCACCGGAAGTGACGAACAGGGAGCGCCACAGCACCTCACCCTTGCCGGACCTGACCGGGATCCGCGGCAGGATCGTGTCCCGGTGCTCGACGCGCGCCCCGGCCGCAGCCGCGACCTCGGAGGTGCGGTCCGTGGAGCCGGAGTCGATCACGACGAGCTCGTCGACGAGCGGCACCGCGTCCGTCATCAGCGTCCGCCGGATCTCGGAGACGATCTCGCCGACCGTCTCCTCCTCGTTCAGCGCGGGCAGTACGACACTCACCGTCCGGCCCGAGGCCTGCTTGGCGGCGACCAACCGGTGCAGCGGATGGTCGACCACGGACCAGGAGCGCCTGTTCAGCCAGCGCTCGACCTCTTCCAGCACGGTCTGCGTTCCTTCCCTCAGGACCAACATGTGATCCATCTCGCGCATCGGACGACTATCTCAAGGGTCCGGGCCTTCGGTTACAGTCTTGAACAAGGCCGGTGACCATCGCATGTCGGGGGTCGCCCGCCGCACACACAACTGAATCCACACAATCGAATACCGCTCATCCAGAGGGGCAGAGGGATACGGCCCGTTGAAGCCCCGGCAACCCTCCAGCCGGTCTCGTCCGCACACCGCAGTGCGCCCGCGAGGCTCCCGGCTAGTGAAGGTGCCAAATCCGTCTCGTGGCGAGATGCGTCGCGAGGAAGATGAGGAGAAAGGGCCTCGCCTCTCATGGCTGTACAGACTGTCGCCACCGAAACCGCCGCCACGACGGACTCCGTCGATCTGGGCCCGGCCTCCGGACTTTCCTGCCGCGAGTGCGGCGCCGTCGTTCCGCTCGGCCCCGTCTTCGCCTGCGCCGAGTGTTTCGGTCCCCTCGAAGTCGCATACGACCTTCCCGTCGGTGACCCCGAGGCGCTCCGCAAGCAGATCGAGTCCGGCCCCGCCAACATCTGGCGCTACGCCCCGCTGCTGCCCGTCCCGGCCGACGTCGCCGAGAGGCCGAACCTGAACCCCGGCTGGACCAAGCTCGTCAAGGCCGACAACCTCGGCCGTGAACTGGGCGTCGCCGAGGGCAAGTTGTTCGTCAAGGACGACTCCGGCAACCCGACGCACTCCTTCAAGGACCGCGTCGTCGCGCAGGCCATCGAGGCCGCCCGCGCCTTCGGCTTCACCACCCTCTCCTGCTCCTCCACCGGCAACCTGGCCGGCGCCGTCGGCGCCGCCGCCGCCCGTGCCGGCTTCCGGTCCTGCGTGTTCATCCCGCACGACCTGGAGCAGGGCAAGGTCGTCATGGCCGGTGTCTACGGCGGTGACCTCGTCGCCATCGAGGGCAACTACGACGACGTGAACCGCTTCTGCTCCGAGCTCATCGGCGACCCGCTGGGCGAGGGCTGGGGCTTTGTGAACGTGAACCTCCGCCCGTACTACGGCGAGGGCTCCAAGACGCTCGCGTACGAGATCTGCGAGCAGCTCGGCTGGCAGCTCCCGGACCAGCTGGTCATCCCGATCGCGTCCGGCTCGCAGTTCACGAAGATCGACAAGGGCCTGAAGGAGCTGATCAAGCTCGGGCTCGTCGAGGACAAGCCCTACAAGCTCTTCGGCGCCCAGGCCGAGGGCTGCTCCCCGGTCTCCGTCGCCTACAAGGGCGGCCACGACGTGGTCCGCCCGCAGAAGCCGACCACCATCGCCAAGTCCCTCGCCATCGGCAACCCGGCCGACGGCCCGTACGTCCTCGACATCGCGCGCCGCACCGGCGGCGCCGTGGAGGACGTCAACGACGAGCAGGTCGTCGACGCGATCAAGCTGCTCGCGCAGACGGAGGGCATCTTCGCCGAGACGGCGGGCGGTGTCACGCTGGGTGTCACCAAGAAGCTCATCGAGGCGGGCCTCATCGACCCGTCGCTGACCACGGTGGTCCTCAACACCGGTGACGGTCTCAAGACGCTGGACGCGGTCGCCGAGTCCTCGCAGGCCACCGCGACGATCCGGCCCAACCTGGACGCGTTCCGCGAGGCCGGCCTCGCCACCGACCTCTGAGCCCGACCGAACTTGTAGCAACAGGAGTTACCAGCATGAGCGTCAACGTTCGCATCCCCACCATCCTGCGCACCTACACCGGCGGCAAGGCCGAGGTCGCCGCCGAGGGCGCCACCCTCGCCGACGTCATCTCCGACCTCGAGAAGAACCACACCGGCATCGCCGCCCGCGTCCTCGACGACCAGGGCAAGCTGCGCCGCTTCGTGAACGTCTACGTGAACGACGACGACGTCCGCTTCGAGCAGGGCCTTCAGACGGCGACGCCGGACGGCGCCGGCGTCTCGATCATTCCGGCCGTCGCCGGAGGCTGACCATCAAGCACAGTGCCGGAGGCTGATCTTTCGCCGTTTTACGCAGAGTTACTTGAATTGCCCCCTCCGCAAGAGAAGCGGAGGGGGCAATTCTGCATGGTTGAGCGCGGTACAGTTGGGGAAGCTGCTGCGTTTCGCTGAGCGGTGCATGACGGGCGCATATGAGTTCTCGCCCGAAGCCCGACAAGAAGTAGCCAAAGTGTCCGGCCCTTTCGGGCCCTTTATGGCATTTACACGGCCCGACTTGCCCAAGGATACGGCGAGTTGGCCCGGTTTCCCCGATCTGGCGTGCCCAGAATTCTCGTCCGACTGACCTGTTGCAGACGGCAGTTGGGCAGATACATTCAGCCGCGGTCGACGCGTTCCGGCGCACACCCCCATATCCCATGGGGCGTGAGGTCTGACCCGGGTCCGCGAAGTGCGGTCCTGCGCAAGGGCCAGTAATAGGGGAGTTAGGCATGGCTCAGGGCACCGTCAAGTGGTTCAACGCGGAGAAGGGGTACGGCTTCATCGCGGTCGACGGTGGTGCGGATGTTTTCGTCCACTACAGCGCGATTCAGATGGACGGCTACCGCACCCTCGAAGAGGGTCAGCGGGTCGAGTTCGAGATCTCGCAGGGCCAGAAGGGGCCGCAGGCCGACATGGTCCGCGTGGCCGCCGGCTGAACGCGCGCGTCAGACTGCAAGCTTGTACGTCGCACGTTGCGGAGGGCTCGTCTCCCGGGTAACCGGGGGGCGGGCCCTTCGTGCTGAACGGGTCCCGCCTGCGCTTTCGTGGTACGGCCTTGCGCCCGCCCGTCGCCCGACCGCCACC
Protein-coding sequences here:
- a CDS encoding cold-shock protein is translated as MAQGTVKWFNAEKGYGFIAVDGGADVFVHYSAIQMDGYRTLEEGQRVEFEISQGQKGPQADMVRVAAG